The sequence GTTTTCGGTACGCTCTGTGTAGGACTCTTTGCACAGGAAGGTGTAACCAGCCTTTCCACAGTCAACGGTTTGTTCTTCGGCGGCGGTTTCTCACTGCTCGGAGCAGAAATTATCGGCATTATCGCCGTTGGAGCATTTGTAGTCGCATCATCAGCTCTTGTATGGTTCATTCTTAAGAAAACAATTGGTATCCGCGTCAGCCTTGAAGAAGAAATCCAGGGTCTGGACATCGGTGAACACGGAAACTCCGCTTATCCTGACTTTGCCATCGTAGCTCCTATTACGGCTTCAGGCAACGGTAACGGAGACAGCATAGTGGCAATAAGCCAGGTTGAAACAATAAAGCCTTCTTCCGTCAAAGTAACTCCGGAAGCTGCAATCCCAGTGGTCAATCGTTCCCATCCCGGAGCAAAGATGACAAAAGTCACCGTTATCACGAACCAGGACAAATATACACAGCTTCAGAACGCTCTCGACAAAATTGGTATTACAGGTCTTACAGTAACAAATGTTCTTGGTTACGGTATGCAGAAAGGACATACTGAGTATTTCCGCGGTTTGCCGGTAAAAACCAGACTTCTCCCCAAAGTTCAGGTGGATATTGTAGTGTGCAAGATACCTGTCGAAACCGTGGTCGACACAGTAAAAAAGGCACTGTATACGGGCAATATGGGTGACGGAAAGATCTTCATCTATGATGTTGAAAACGTTATAAAAATCAGAACCGGCGAAGAAGGATACGATGCACTGCAGGATGAAGAGTAATGAAATGAATAATGAATTAAAATGGAATGAAAGCAAATAACATTTAAGCAGGGAACATAACAGGCCAACCCTAATATGTTCCCTGCTTTTTTGCTGTGTTATTATTCCGTCTTTAATCACTCCTAGTCCAGTTCAACCGCTCCTGTATAAAGCTGATAATATCTTCCGCCCATCCCAAGGAGTTCTTCATGGGTTCCCTGTTCTATAATTTCACCGTGTTCCAGCACTATAATCAGATCTGCGTTTCGCACGGTGGACAGTCTGTGCGCGATTACAAAAGTAGTCCGGTTTTTCATCAACCTGTCCATACCACGCTCAATGTATTTTTCGGTCCTCGTGTCAACCGAACTGGTGGCTTCGTCCAGTATCAGAATGGGAGCTTTTGATATGGCAGCCCGCGCAATATTGAGAAGTTGCCGTTCACCCTGGCTCAAATTCGCTCCGTCCCCATCCAATACCGTATCATATCCCTGGGGCAGCCTTTCGATAAAGGAATGGGCGCAGGCCACCTTGGCCGCTGCAACGACTTCTTCATCGGTTGCGTCAAGACGGCCATACCGAATATTCTCTCTGACCGTTCCGGAAAACAAATGGGTATCCTGAAGCACTATTGCTATATTGCTTCTTAATGAGTCCTTTTTAATATTCTTGATATTGATACCGTCAATCAGTATTTCTCCTTCTTCAATCTCATAAAACCTGTTTATAAGGTTCGTAACGGTCGTTTTCCCGGCACCCGTGGAACCCACAAAAGCGATTTTCTGGCCGGGTTTGGCTGTTACATTAATATTTTTCAGCACGGTTTTTCCCGGTACATAACCAAAGGTTACGTTTTTCAACACCACTTCTCCTTTAATTGGCTGTGCTCCTTCCACCCGGTTTGCTTCGGAACAGATTTCTATAGCGTCCGGGGAATCACCCTTCTCAGGTGTTTCATCCATCACTTCAAACACTCTCTCCGCTCCGGCCAATGCCGCGTAAATCGTATTCATCTGCATGGACAATTCACTAATCGGCCTTGCAAAATGTCTTGAATAGTTAGTAAATATGGCAAGGCCGCCAATATCAAAATTCAGCGTCAGGCAGAGAACACCTCCGATTGTGGCAGACAACGCATAGCTTATTTGGCTTAAATTACCCATAACAGGTGCCATAATACTTCCAAAAAACTGTGCCTTTCTCTGTTTTTCACGCAAATTGTCACTTAAAAACTCGAATTCTTCCACTACTGTTTCTTCATGGCAAAACACTTTTATCACCTTTTGACCCGTAACAGTTTCCTCAATATATCCGTTAACCGCACCGAGGGCCTGCTGCTGACCTATGAAATATTTTCTGCTCTGCTTTCCGATCATGCCTCCCACGTAGACCATCAAAGGCACCGTCACGATGATAATGATTGCAAGTATCCAGTTTGTAAAAAACATAAGAGCAACAGTGCCAACCAGGGTAATAATACCTGAAAAAATCTGGGACATGGTGTTATTGAGCATTTCTCCAACCGCATCAAGGTCATTGGTAAAACGGCTCATTATATCACCGTGAGTGTGAGTGTCATGATATTTTAAAGGCAGCTTTTGAATCTTGCGAAACAACTCTTCCCTGATTCTAATCAGCGCATTCTGCGAAACTCCTATCATGATTCTCTGCTGCAGGTAAGAACATACCACTCCGGCCAAATAAATGCATGCCATGGTAAGTATACCGATTACAAGATTGTTTATTTTTTCTTTTGCAGTTCCGTCGGAATAAACCAGATTGTTTATGACAGGACGTAAAATATAGCTTCCGGCAAGGCTTGCCAGGCTGCTGCCCAGTACACACGCAAAAACAAACAGAATTTTAATCTTGTCCCGTCCGATATAAGCCAGCAGCCTGTTAATTGTAGCCGATGCATTTTTCGGTTTGGCACCGCCCACAGCACCGCGCATACCTCTTGGACCACCAAATCCAAGCGGTCTTTTCCCGCCGGGTCCGCCAAAGCCTCCTGACATTTTCCCTCTGCCCGGCTTCATTGCTCCGGGACCTGCAGTAGTATTTATATTTCCATATCTGCGTAACAATATTTCTTTTCTTTCTTCACTGATACGGCTCATTATGCAGTCACCTTCTTATCCATCTGTGAGTAATAAATCTCTGAATATGTTTCGCAATTCTTCATTAATTCTTCGTGATTACCTATGCCGACAATTTTTCCGTCATCAAGTACAATTATTTTGTCCGCGTCAATTACCGAAGAGATTCTTTGCGCAATGATAATTTTCGTTGTACCTTTCAACTCATTTCTGAAACTTTCTCTGATTTTTGCCTCAGTCGCAGTATCAACTGCGCTGGTACTGTCATCAAGTATTAAAATTTTGGGCTTTTTCAACAATGCCCTGGCAATGCACAATCTTTGCTTTTGTCCTCCGGATACATTGACACCGCCCTGTCCAAGCTCGGTATCATATCCCTTTTCAAAGGAAGTGATAAAACCATGTGCCTGAGCACTTTCTGCAAACTTGTACACCTCATCGTCACCGGCATTTTCGTCTCCCCATTTGAGGTTTTCCATTATAGTACCGGAAAACAGGACATTCTTTTGCAGTACAATGCCAACGCCGTTTCTAAGATTTTTAAGCGAATAATCTTTAACATTGACGTCGTCCACCAGCACTTCGCCAAAATCCACATCATACAGTCTTGGAATCAGCTGCACAAGGCTTGATTTGCCGCTGCCGGTTGAGCCGATAATACCGACCGTCTCACCCGGATTTATCACGAGGTTGATATTTTCCAAAACCCATTTTTCATTGTTTTTATAGTATTTAAAGTAAACTTCTCTAAATTCGATTTTGCCGTATTCAACAGTTTTATCCTTGTACACGGCATTCTCGTCAGTCAGGTCGATATCTGTATCAAGCACCTCATTGATACGCCTTACGGATGCAAGGGTTCTGGAGCTGTTTAGAATAATAAATGAAACCATTACAAGTGATATGAGTATCTGGATAACATAATTTACAAATGCGGTAAGGACACCGGAGGTCATACTGCCCGCAATAATCTGTTTTCCGCCAAACCAAACCACTGCCAAAATTGTGATGTTCATTGCAAGGCTCATGGCCGGTATGGTAAAGATAACAATCTTCATTGCCTTCATTGTGCTTTCTTTCAAGTCTATGTTGGCTTTTTTGAATTTTTCTTCTTCATACTGTTCTCTGACAAATGATTTTACCACCCTGATATTGGTTAAATTTTCCTGAGTGGTGGAGTTAAGCGCGTCCAGCTTTTTCTGCATGGTTATAAACAGAGGAAATGCAACTTTAATTATGAAGTAGACTGCCAGGGACAGCAAAGGTATTATGCACAGGATTACCAATGCCAGTCTGGCATTCATGGCAAAAGCCATTATAAGAGCACCAATGAGCATACCGGGAGCCCTCAGGGCCAATCTCAGCATCATTTGAATCATATTTTGTATCTGGGTTATATCATTGGTTAACCGTGTAATCAAAGAACCGGTATTATATTGATCGATATTGTTAAAGGAAAATTTCTGAATTTGCCTGAACAAATCTTTTCTCAAATCGTTGGCAAATCCCGTGGATGCTTTAATTGCAAAATAGGCTCCTCCCACACCGCCTGTCATCATGAACAGCGCTGTGACTATCATTATTATACCCATTGTTACTATATATGAAATACCTCTGCCGCCAATAACTCCCTTATCAATGATATTGCTCAGTAGCAGAGGCATAATCACTTCACCGATAACTTCCACAATCATAAAAATCGGCCCTATGATAAATGCAGATAAATACGGTTTTACATACTTCCAATACCGCCTCATCCTTTATATCCTTCCCCTTTCTATTTTGTTTCCGCTTCCATTCTGTCCAAATTGGAATTCAACTTTTGCAGCAAAGTAAACAAAGTACGTTTTTCTTCTTCACTAAAACCCTCAAAGACCTTTTGATGTACCAGATCAAAAATTTGCTTGCTTTGCTCCACAACTTTGTTTCCTTTCTCCGTAATGGTAATTTTATTGAACCGGTTATCCTCTTCAACCGTCTCTCTTTTGATATATCCCCCTTTCTCCAACTTTTTCAGGGATACCGCTATTGTTGCCGCAGACACATCCATCGACCTGGCAATATCGTTTTGCGAGGCATCCGGATTACGGAAAATTTCCATAAGCAAACGATGCTGGGCCTGATAGACACCGGTTTCATCCAAAAATTTTTGCATGATTCTTCTATGCTTCATGGCAAAAATAATTAATTGACGAATGACTTCCTTGTTGCTGATTTTATCAATATAATTATTATCCATATTTTTATCCATATTTCCTACTTCCCACATCTCCTTCCAATAAAGCCATTATTAGCTTGTTAACCATTATGATGTTAATTATTAACTAGTTAACGTTTATCTATTATAGCACCCGTTCTGATCAATGTCAATTACGGATTTACTCTTTTAATAAAAAGCATTCCGGTTTATTATATTTTACTTTGATGCGACTTTACTATATTTTATGGTTTAAAAGTAGTATAATATGGGTATGAATAAAAGAATGAACAGAAGTTTCACATCAAATCAAAAGAGGAGGATAGATTATGGCAAGTTTTGCAAATCCTTTCGCAGGCAATGTCCCAAGGAAATTGACAAAAGAAGAATTGATTCAGGCAATAAGGCTTAATATTGCGGGAGAGCTTGAAGCCATTTTTGTTTACGATGCTCATGTACAAGCTACCGATGACCCTGTTGCAAAAAAAGTGATTGCAGACATAAGGGATGAGGAAAAAGCTCATGTGGGAGAATTAATGACATTGCTTCGCTACCTTGATCCTGAAGAAGCAGAGCACTTTGCCGAAGGAGAACAAGAGGTTAAAGAAATGCTTGAGCAATTGAATATTACTCCAAAACCACTTTCCGGCAAAACTGAAAGCACTATAGGAAGCTTAATAGACAAATAAGGAGGGAGAATATGGATTTCTTATCAAGAGAAGGTTCTCCAATATCTGCCGAACTTTGGGAAAAAATTGACGAGGCCGTTGTATCGGCAGCAAAGAAAATCCTGACAGGAAGAAGATTTATAAGCATTTACGGACCCTTGGGCGCAGGTATTCAAGCCATTAATGTTGACAATATATCAGAATTGGACGAAACCGAAGAAAACATTTCGGTTATCAGGGGAAGAACATACCGGCATATTCCTTTGATTAATGAAGACTTTTCACTTCTGTGGAGGGACTTGGAATTCAGCGAGCAAATGGGGTTGCCTGTTGATTTGTCCTCAGCTTCCAGAGCTGCCACCCAATGCGCTTTAAGAGAGGATAAATTGATCTTTTACGGCAATGATGAATTGGGATACAAAGGCTTGCTGACAGAAGACGGAATTGTTAAATTCCCCATATCGAACTGGAGCGAAGGCGAAAATCCTTTCAAAGACATATCAATAGGATTGGCCAAATTCATAGAGAACGGAATCGTAGGAAGAAAGGCTCTTGTTGTAAGCCCAAATCTTTTTGTTCAACTGCAAAGAATACAGCCGGGCACGGGAACAACTGAATATGACAGAATAAATAAGCTTCTGGACGGCAATATTTTCAGCACGCCGGTATTAAAGGATGACAAAGCTGTTCTTGTCTGTTCCGAACCTCAAAATATAGATTTGGTAATTGGACAAGATATGATTACGTCTTATCTTGAAACCAAAAACCTGAATCATTATTTCCGCATCATGGAAACAATTCTTCTGAGGATTAAGAATAAAAAAGCTGTTATTGTTTTTGATTAATACGCGAAAAAGCTCATCCTCCGGTGGCATTAAGCGCCGGAGGATTTTTAATGTTTGTTAAAACTTTTAATTCTTGGCGACATACGACTAAAGTCAAACATATTCTGAAGAAAGCAGAAATATTCTTGATTTTGACAGTTCCTTACCCGTTTATTTATCATCCGCATTTTTCTGTGTCGGTGAAGGTGTAGCCGTTTCCGACGGTGACGGGCTCTCACCGTATGAGCCGGGAATATGTAGAGGGTATATAGGCGGTTCCATTAATCTCATAAGTGCATTATCCAGAAGAACAACAGCCTCGGCTCTGGTTACAGGATTTTTCGGTCTGAACGTATTATCAGGATATCCTTTAATTATGTGATTATAAACCAAGCTGTTTACATAACCGTAAGCCCACGGTGAAATGCTGTCTGAATCGGTAAATTCAATATTATCGGCATGTGTTCTGGGATCACTGTTTATTAACTTGCACAAAATTACAGATGCTTCTTCCCTTGTGATCAACTCATTCGGACGAAAAGTACCGTCAGGATAACCGCTGATATATCCGGCTTTTTCGGCGGTAGCCACATCTGCAAAAAACCAATCGTTTTCATTTACATCCGTGAAGGAACATCCAAATTCTACACTACCTCTTATGTCAAAAAACCTGTTTGCCATCGTTACAAATTCCGCCCTGGTAACACTTTGGGACGGTCTAAAGCTACTGTCCTCATAACCTGCAATATTTCCCAGTTTAGCATTTAATTCGATCCAAAACTGTGCCCAATGACCTTCAATGTCATTAAAGCCCTTAAAATCAACCGGCGGTTCCGCTCTCACAGTCAAAAGCTGGATACATAGAAAAAAAGTACAGTGGCATACGATAGCAGTCTCTTTTTCACACTCATTATTGTTTTCTTCCCCCTAATTTATATCATTTAAGTTACATAGTCAGTTTATAACCTTATAAAACCGGCTTTCAATAAGCAACTCAACACTTCTGTATTATGTCGAACTCGATATAAATATCTGTAGTTTTTGCTGTGTACATTATACTTAAACATTTGTTTCCTTGCAAGAGTATATTTGGAAAATACCACGATAAAAGGATGAGCCAATCTCCTTCCAATACTCTCGCCAGAGAGCTTAAAAAAAGCGGTCTCAGTATTTCGCAGCAAAATATCAGTTCCTGAAATCAATGAATTGCTAATTATCTGAAAAACACGCAAAAAAGAATTGCGAAGCTCATGATCGCTTAACAAACTTAATACCTTGTAATCATCATAATAAGCCGTAAAATAATAATAGAAATGATTGTAAAGAAAAATTCAAACAACATAATTTCATGAAGCGGAATACAAAAACAAAATATAGAAATAATTGGACACAATAAATAATACTGTCCCATCTTTCATCAATGTCTTAATCCAAAATGCTTGTTTAAGCGCACTGTCTCAATAAGAGCGCAATATTTGTCTACAATGCATAAAATTACAGCTTCCCTGCTTTTCGGAATTTTCGTAATATTTAGCGGCCACATATGACTGCGTATAGCCTCCTGCTGTTTTTCCGGTATGCCAAAATGTTTTATTGCGTTATTGCATGCAATGTCAGCGTGAACAAAGCCATGTATCCTTCTCGCTGGATCACCGTCGTGCCAGTCGTAGAGAAACAAATCATGAAGCATTGCCACTTCCACCAGTTCCTTTTCGTTCGCATTCAAATTCAGTTTTTTATTAAGCAGGTAACAAATCCATGCTACATTTTCGCAGTGCTGCAATGTTGTAGTTGTACCATGATGAATATGCTCATCCATCTGCTTTATCACATC comes from Acetivibrio thermocellus ATCC 27405 and encodes:
- a CDS encoding ABC transporter ATP-binding protein, which codes for MSRISEERKEILLRRYGNINTTAGPGAMKPGRGKMSGGFGGPGGKRPLGFGGPRGMRGAVGGAKPKNASATINRLLAYIGRDKIKILFVFACVLGSSLASLAGSYILRPVINNLVYSDGTAKEKINNLVIGILTMACIYLAGVVCSYLQQRIMIGVSQNALIRIREELFRKIQKLPLKYHDTHTHGDIMSRFTNDLDAVGEMLNNTMSQIFSGIITLVGTVALMFFTNWILAIIIIVTVPLMVYVGGMIGKQSRKYFIGQQQALGAVNGYIEETVTGQKVIKVFCHEETVVEEFEFLSDNLREKQRKAQFFGSIMAPVMGNLSQISYALSATIGGVLCLTLNFDIGGLAIFTNYSRHFARPISELSMQMNTIYAALAGAERVFEVMDETPEKGDSPDAIEICSEANRVEGAQPIKGEVVLKNVTFGYVPGKTVLKNINVTAKPGQKIAFVGSTGAGKTTVTNLINRFYEIEEGEILIDGINIKNIKKDSLRSNIAIVLQDTHLFSGTVRENIRYGRLDATDEEVVAAAKVACAHSFIERLPQGYDTVLDGDGANLSQGERQLLNIARAAISKAPILILDEATSSVDTRTEKYIERGMDRLMKNRTTFVIAHRLSTVRNADLIIVLEHGEIIEQGTHEELLGMGGRYYQLYTGAVELD
- a CDS encoding MarR family winged helix-turn-helix transcriptional regulator; the protein is MDKNMDNNYIDKISNKEVIRQLIIFAMKHRRIMQKFLDETGVYQAQHRLLMEIFRNPDASQNDIARSMDVSAATIAVSLKKLEKGGYIKRETVEEDNRFNKITITEKGNKVVEQSKQIFDLVHQKVFEGFSEEEKRTLFTLLQKLNSNLDRMEAETK
- a CDS encoding family 1 encapsulin nanocompartment shell protein is translated as MDFLSREGSPISAELWEKIDEAVVSAAKKILTGRRFISIYGPLGAGIQAINVDNISELDETEENISVIRGRTYRHIPLINEDFSLLWRDLEFSEQMGLPVDLSSASRAATQCALREDKLIFYGNDELGYKGLLTEDGIVKFPISNWSEGENPFKDISIGLAKFIENGIVGRKALVVSPNLFVQLQRIQPGTGTTEYDRINKLLDGNIFSTPVLKDDKAVLVCSEPQNIDLVIGQDMITSYLETKNLNHYFRIMETILLRIKNKKAVIVFD
- a CDS encoding ABC transporter ATP-binding protein → MRRYWKYVKPYLSAFIIGPIFMIVEVIGEVIMPLLLSNIIDKGVIGGRGISYIVTMGIIMIVTALFMMTGGVGGAYFAIKASTGFANDLRKDLFRQIQKFSFNNIDQYNTGSLITRLTNDITQIQNMIQMMLRLALRAPGMLIGALIMAFAMNARLALVILCIIPLLSLAVYFIIKVAFPLFITMQKKLDALNSTTQENLTNIRVVKSFVREQYEEEKFKKANIDLKESTMKAMKIVIFTIPAMSLAMNITILAVVWFGGKQIIAGSMTSGVLTAFVNYVIQILISLVMVSFIILNSSRTLASVRRINEVLDTDIDLTDENAVYKDKTVEYGKIEFREVYFKYYKNNEKWVLENINLVINPGETVGIIGSTGSGKSSLVQLIPRLYDVDFGEVLVDDVNVKDYSLKNLRNGVGIVLQKNVLFSGTIMENLKWGDENAGDDEVYKFAESAQAHGFITSFEKGYDTELGQGGVNVSGGQKQRLCIARALLKKPKILILDDSTSAVDTATEAKIRESFRNELKGTTKIIIAQRISSVIDADKIIVLDDGKIVGIGNHEELMKNCETYSEIYYSQMDKKVTA
- a CDS encoding S-layer homology domain-containing protein, with protein sequence MRAEPPVDFKGFNDIEGHWAQFWIELNAKLGNIAGYEDSSFRPSQSVTRAEFVTMANRFFDIRGSVEFGCSFTDVNENDWFFADVATAEKAGYISGYPDGTFRPNELITREEASVILCKLINSDPRTHADNIEFTDSDSISPWAYGYVNSLVYNHIIKGYPDNTFRPKNPVTRAEAVVLLDNALMRLMEPPIYPLHIPGSYGESPSPSETATPSPTQKNADDK
- a CDS encoding demethoxyubiquinone hydroxylase family protein: MASFANPFAGNVPRKLTKEELIQAIRLNIAGELEAIFVYDAHVQATDDPVAKKVIADIRDEEKAHVGELMTLLRYLDPEEAEHFAEGEQEVKEMLEQLNITPKPLSGKTESTIGSLIDK